A window of the Gemmatimonadota bacterium genome harbors these coding sequences:
- a CDS encoding PstS family phosphate ABC transporter substrate-binding protein encodes MTRFICMIACVAVLTQAAAQAQQDSPVSAYQKVSGISGSANSIGSDTMNNLMTLWLEGFRKYYPNVTIQVEGKGSSTAPPALIEGTAQFGPMSRPMKASEIDKFEKHFGYPPTLLRASLDALAIFVNKDNPINGLTLQQVDAIFSKTRRGEYKENVTRWGQLGLGGDWKNAAFSLYGRNSASGTYGFFKDHALFKGDFKDEVKEQPGSASVVQGVAEDRYSMGYSGIGYKTSGVRVVPLALEIGEPFREGTIENVIDGSYPLGRFLYLYINKAPNKPLDPLVREFCKFIFSKEGQEIVVKDGYMPVPYQVVKEELEKLQLPTLNP; translated from the coding sequence ATGACCAGATTTATTTGTATGATCGCATGTGTGGCTGTTTTGACACAGGCTGCGGCTCAGGCACAGCAGGATTCGCCTGTTTCCGCGTATCAAAAAGTGAGTGGGATTTCCGGAAGTGCCAATAGCATTGGGTCAGATACGATGAATAATTTGATGACGCTGTGGCTGGAGGGGTTCCGCAAGTACTATCCCAATGTAACAATTCAGGTTGAGGGCAAGGGGTCGAGTACTGCGCCTCCCGCACTGATCGAAGGCACCGCGCAATTCGGGCCTATGTCGCGTCCGATGAAGGCTTCGGAAATTGACAAATTTGAAAAGCATTTTGGGTATCCACCAACATTGTTGCGCGCCTCGCTGGATGCACTGGCTATTTTTGTCAATAAGGACAACCCGATTAATGGGTTGACTTTGCAGCAGGTAGATGCGATTTTTTCGAAGACGCGACGCGGTGAGTATAAGGAAAATGTTACGAGGTGGGGGCAGTTGGGTTTGGGGGGCGATTGGAAAAATGCCGCATTCAGCCTTTACGGTCGCAATTCGGCGTCGGGTACTTATGGGTTTTTCAAAGATCACGCGTTGTTTAAGGGCGATTTTAAGGATGAAGTAAAAGAGCAACCGGGGTCTGCTTCGGTTGTGCAGGGTGTGGCCGAAGACAGGTACAGCATGGGTTATAGTGGCATTGGTTACAAGACCTCTGGCGTGCGTGTCGTACCTCTGGCGCTGGAAATTGGCGAACCCTTTAGAGAGGGTACGATAGAAAATGTGATAGATGGATCTTATCCTCTGGGGCGTTTTTTGTATTTGTACATCAACAAGGCACCCAATAAACCCCTCGATCCGCTCGTGAGAGAATTTTGTAAGTTCATTTTCTCCAAAGAAGGGCAAGAGATTGTGGTAAAAGATGGTTATATGCCCGTGCCCTATCAGGTGGTTAAAGAAGAACTCGAGAAGTTACAATTACCCACCCTGAACCCCTGA
- the ppk1 gene encoding polyphosphate kinase 1 encodes MDLGDTSLYFNRELSWLRFNQRVLQEARTPENPLLERVKFLGIVANNLDEFFEVRVAGLLQQVEAGISDYGPDGLLPEEQFSAISKEAHRMVDEQYACWNDELLPALRDADVHIRTISTLSDREKSFLDDYCHAELYPVLTPLTISPAHPLPRLINKALCIALLLKNREGETLLGVVQVPRLLPRLIRLPREEDSQRIDFVFLADIVQAHIPELFRGYQILDSAAFRITRNSDLYLDEEAIDDLLLAIEDELQNRRKGDTVRLEIEADASRALVKRLQSTYSLKDNQIYQVNGPVNLNRLMGLYSATPRPDLKYSPYHPPDQTYEEVDTLFDQIKQKDILLHHPYDAFTPVVQFVNSAATDPDVLAIKQTLYRTSEDSPVIDALIRAAEAGKEVTVVVELKARFDEASNIRWARRLQDAGVCVVYGVVGLKTHCKLSLLVRRESNNGLRRYAHIGTGNYNPSTARLYTDLGLFTAREDITNDVAEVFNLLTTQSAHPQVSKFLIAPSTMLDSILQKIDREIHHARKGRTARIVAKMNSLQDPKVIRALYRASQNGVQIDLIVRGICCLRAGVPGISDNIRVRSIIGRFLEHSRVYYFENDGNPDVYIGSADWMPRNLRRRVETLCPIEDPDLITRIKSELLSTCFADNVKSREILPDGTHRHIAPAQNESAFCMHDMLMNLSLGEPVDIPDFFAQTPSSIESTAAT; translated from the coding sequence ATGGACCTCGGAGATACCAGTCTCTATTTTAACAGAGAACTTTCATGGCTGCGTTTTAATCAGCGCGTATTACAAGAAGCCCGTACCCCTGAAAATCCCCTGCTGGAACGGGTCAAATTCCTGGGCATTGTAGCCAACAACCTCGACGAATTTTTTGAAGTACGCGTAGCGGGACTGCTCCAGCAAGTAGAAGCGGGCATTTCCGATTACGGACCCGATGGCCTCTTGCCCGAAGAACAATTTTCGGCCATATCAAAAGAAGCCCATCGCATGGTCGATGAACAATACGCCTGCTGGAATGACGAACTCCTCCCAGCATTGCGCGATGCAGATGTTCACATTCGCACCATCAGCACGCTTTCAGATCGCGAAAAATCCTTCCTCGACGACTATTGCCACGCAGAACTCTACCCGGTTTTAACCCCACTCACCATCAGCCCCGCACACCCATTGCCGCGCTTGATCAACAAAGCCCTCTGCATCGCCCTCTTGCTCAAAAACCGCGAAGGTGAAACACTGCTCGGCGTCGTACAGGTTCCTCGCCTGTTGCCGCGTCTGATTCGCTTGCCCCGAGAAGAAGACAGCCAGCGCATCGACTTTGTCTTCCTCGCCGACATTGTCCAGGCACATATTCCCGAACTTTTCCGGGGATATCAAATTCTCGACTCGGCTGCTTTTCGCATCACCCGAAACAGCGATCTCTACCTGGACGAAGAAGCAATCGACGACTTGTTACTCGCCATTGAAGACGAGTTACAAAATCGGCGCAAAGGCGACACGGTCCGCCTCGAAATCGAAGCCGATGCCAGCCGGGCACTTGTCAAGCGCTTACAATCGACATACAGTCTCAAAGACAACCAGATCTATCAAGTCAACGGGCCAGTGAATCTCAACCGTTTGATGGGACTCTATAGCGCGACCCCCAGACCCGATTTGAAATATTCACCCTATCACCCGCCCGACCAGACGTATGAGGAAGTCGATACCCTCTTCGACCAGATCAAACAAAAAGATATACTGCTCCACCACCCCTACGATGCCTTTACACCCGTTGTTCAGTTCGTCAATTCAGCAGCAACCGACCCCGATGTACTGGCCATCAAACAGACGCTCTATCGCACCAGCGAAGATTCACCCGTTATCGATGCACTGATTCGCGCAGCAGAGGCGGGCAAAGAAGTCACAGTGGTAGTTGAACTCAAAGCGCGATTTGACGAAGCATCCAATATTCGATGGGCGCGGCGCCTTCAGGATGCGGGCGTATGTGTCGTATATGGGGTTGTGGGCCTTAAAACGCATTGCAAACTCTCCCTGCTGGTCAGACGCGAATCCAACAATGGCCTGCGGCGCTATGCCCACATCGGCACGGGCAATTACAACCCCTCAACAGCCCGGCTTTATACGGACCTGGGATTGTTCACAGCACGCGAAGACATCACAAATGATGTGGCGGAAGTTTTCAACCTGCTCACCACGCAATCTGCGCATCCCCAGGTCAGCAAATTTCTCATTGCGCCCTCTACCATGCTCGATTCCATCCTTCAAAAAATCGACCGCGAAATCCACCATGCACGCAAAGGACGCACAGCCCGCATTGTCGCGAAAATGAATTCACTTCAAGACCCCAAAGTGATCCGCGCGTTATATCGCGCATCGCAAAACGGTGTGCAAATTGACCTGATTGTACGCGGTATATGCTGTCTGCGTGCGGGAGTTCCCGGTATAAGCGACAACATCAGAGTACGCAGCATCATCGGGCGTTTTCTGGAACACAGCCGCGTCTATTACTTTGAAAATGACGGGAATCCCGATGTGTACATCGGCAGTGCGGATTGGATGCCTCGAAATTTGCGCCGCCGCGTAGAAACGCTTTGCCCCATCGAAGATCCGGATTTGATTACGCGAATAAAATCAGAACTCCTCAGCACATGCTTTGCCGACAATGTCAAATCGCGCGAAATACTCCCCGATGGCACACACCGTCACATTGCACCCGCCCAAAACGAATCCGCATTCTGCATGCACGACATGCTCATGAATCTGTCTCTGGGTGAACCCGTCGATATCCCCGACTTTTTTGCCCAAACACCATCCTCAATTGAATCGACCGCTGCCACTTAA
- a CDS encoding ion channel, with the protein MERSNSKGPDLKFWEYFSTYKYTILALSVVFLFFAMPLLDRAGQDFARFLFLMLLATVLWTLGLPRWLLTLCLVPGLMGFGFHLLIHNIDLSGAVFRVFEMAKMGTYTLFYGICLLIFLHRIFSETTVTIDSIQGGIAIYFLSGVLWAFLYQTLLLFDPDAILFSDHVLGAFSDLIYFSFITMTTLGYGDIMPISRMAKNLAVLEAVWGQTYLAVLVARLVGLHLSGSGRFN; encoded by the coding sequence GTGGAGAGATCAAATAGTAAAGGTCCAGATTTGAAATTCTGGGAGTACTTTTCGACCTACAAATACACTATTCTCGCCCTTTCAGTGGTTTTTCTTTTTTTTGCAATGCCATTGTTAGACCGCGCAGGACAGGATTTTGCACGGTTTCTCTTCTTAATGCTCCTGGCCACAGTGCTCTGGACTTTAGGCCTTCCCAGATGGTTATTGACGTTGTGTTTGGTGCCCGGACTTATGGGATTTGGCTTTCATTTACTTATCCACAATATTGATCTCTCTGGGGCAGTATTCAGAGTGTTTGAGATGGCAAAAATGGGTACTTATACCCTGTTTTACGGGATATGCCTTTTGATCTTTTTGCACCGGATTTTCTCTGAGACGACGGTTACTATAGATTCTATTCAAGGGGGAATAGCCATTTATTTTTTAAGCGGCGTGTTGTGGGCATTTCTTTATCAAACTCTGTTATTATTTGATCCAGATGCGATTTTGTTTTCGGATCACGTCCTGGGTGCGTTTTCAGATCTAATTTATTTTTCTTTTATAACAATGACCACTCTGGGCTATGGGGATATAATGCCTATAAGCCGGATGGCGAAAAATCTGGCTGTTTTGGAAGCTGTTTGGGGACAAACCTATTTGGCGGTGCTGGTTGCTCGCCTGGTGGGGCTGCATTTAAGTGGCAGCGGTCGATTCAATTGA
- a CDS encoding ABC transporter permease subunit → MDRTGRWIITAGGIGVILSVLGIFLFVLMASYPLFLKPSVSRVHTFDFSHRQPVLCTGVDPYRAVMFVVHEEGIDFVDMTTKAVTKSVYPPELQGRRIRAAYRALDNTHVGLGLDDGTMLGCRVNFAVDYDADGKQIVTPSFFVESVMDLTDEALVHLVFRHDGKSRGTVLGIADSGQLVLGVSETQRGLLSGGKTTIRTYDLTAEIKGRARVGAVAKSGRYVLVGTDRGEVFRWEIGRASSRPRLLDYFRASDQGVTALDFVLGDVSLVVGDVGGRVSVWMPVRTSEGDNKRVFKRIHTLQSHPAAVTALASSARDKQFLSGDVSGVVALHHMTSEQTFFQLPGEGAIQTLSFAPKANGFLTASKSGQVTDFDLQNPHPEVTLQTLFGKVWYEGYTEPQYVWQSTGGSDDFEPKLSIVPLIFGTFKGTLYAMLFALPLAVLAAIYTSEFASPNVRSLVKPVVELMASLPSVILGFLAGLWLAPLLETRIVGALLLLPCVPIVVVICAWAWGQVSEDFVRRVPDHWILTLLAGIALFALYLSFALGPVAESLLFGGNFQGWLLGTTGTRYDQRNCLVVGFAMGFAVVPIIYTICEDALSSVPQHLRAGSLALGATPWQTAIRVVLPTASPGIFSATMIGFGRAVGETMIVLMATGNTPILDWTIFNGMRTMSANIAVEIPEAPHEGTLYRVLFLTGVLLAAITFLVNTLAEVVRQHLREKYSRI, encoded by the coding sequence ATGGATCGCACTGGGCGGTGGATAATCACTGCTGGCGGCATCGGGGTGATCCTATCGGTGTTGGGTATTTTTCTTTTTGTGTTGATGGCGTCCTATCCCCTGTTTTTGAAGCCGAGTGTGTCCAGGGTGCATACCTTTGATTTTTCGCACCGTCAGCCCGTCCTGTGTACGGGGGTTGATCCCTATCGGGCGGTGATGTTTGTCGTACATGAAGAGGGGATTGATTTTGTGGATATGACTACAAAGGCGGTGACAAAGTCTGTGTATCCCCCCGAATTACAGGGACGGCGTATTCGGGCAGCTTATCGCGCTCTGGATAACACGCATGTTGGCCTGGGTCTGGACGACGGTACAATGCTGGGCTGCCGCGTGAATTTTGCCGTGGATTACGACGCGGATGGCAAGCAGATTGTGACGCCGTCTTTTTTTGTTGAGTCGGTGATGGACCTGACCGATGAGGCTCTTGTGCATCTCGTATTTCGGCACGATGGAAAATCCCGGGGCACAGTACTTGGCATTGCGGATTCCGGGCAACTCGTTTTGGGAGTTTCCGAAACACAGCGCGGTCTTTTGAGCGGTGGCAAAACGACGATTCGCACATATGATTTGACCGCTGAGATTAAAGGGCGCGCCAGGGTGGGTGCTGTGGCAAAATCGGGACGCTATGTTCTGGTGGGCACAGACCGCGGTGAAGTGTTTCGATGGGAAATTGGACGGGCGAGTTCCAGGCCCAGGCTGTTGGATTATTTTCGGGCTTCCGATCAGGGGGTGACTGCGCTGGATTTTGTGCTGGGTGATGTGTCGCTTGTCGTGGGCGATGTGGGTGGTCGTGTGTCTGTCTGGATGCCCGTCAGAACGAGCGAGGGCGACAATAAAAGGGTGTTCAAAAGGATCCATACTTTGCAGTCTCATCCGGCGGCGGTGACTGCACTGGCGTCGTCTGCTCGCGACAAACAGTTTTTATCGGGCGATGTGTCGGGGGTGGTTGCGTTACATCACATGACATCGGAACAGACGTTTTTTCAATTGCCCGGTGAGGGTGCCATCCAAACTCTGTCTTTTGCGCCAAAAGCAAATGGTTTTTTGACTGCGAGCAAGTCGGGGCAGGTGACGGATTTCGACCTTCAAAATCCACATCCCGAAGTGACGTTACAAACGCTTTTTGGCAAGGTGTGGTACGAGGGATATACGGAGCCTCAATACGTGTGGCAATCCACGGGTGGATCGGATGATTTTGAGCCTAAGCTGAGTATTGTGCCTTTGATATTTGGTACCTTTAAGGGTACGCTTTACGCGATGTTATTCGCGTTGCCTCTGGCTGTTCTTGCAGCGATTTACACATCGGAATTTGCCTCTCCCAACGTGCGTAGTTTAGTCAAACCCGTGGTGGAGTTGATGGCCTCACTTCCCAGTGTGATTCTGGGCTTTTTAGCTGGTTTGTGGTTGGCTCCTCTGCTGGAGACGAGGATCGTCGGTGCGCTGTTGTTGTTGCCCTGTGTGCCCATTGTCGTGGTGATATGCGCGTGGGCGTGGGGGCAGGTGTCCGAAGATTTTGTACGCAGAGTACCGGATCACTGGATTTTAACTTTGTTGGCTGGTATCGCGTTGTTCGCGCTCTATCTGTCGTTCGCGCTCGGTCCGGTAGCCGAGTCGCTTTTGTTTGGCGGCAATTTTCAAGGCTGGTTGCTCGGCACAACGGGTACGCGCTACGATCAGCGCAATTGTCTGGTGGTGGGCTTTGCGATGGGATTTGCCGTGGTACCCATTATTTACACGATCTGCGAGGATGCTCTGTCGAGTGTGCCGCAGCATCTGCGCGCCGGGTCACTCGCGCTTGGCGCAACGCCCTGGCAGACGGCTATTCGCGTGGTGTTGCCCACGGCGAGCCCGGGCATTTTTTCCGCGACTATGATCGGTTTCGGCCGCGCTGTGGGCGAAACGATGATTGTGTTGATGGCTACGGGCAATACGCCGATTCTGGATTGGACCATTTTTAATGGCATGCGCACGATGTCGGCCAATATCGCTGTGGAGATTCCCGAAGCACCCCATGAAGGTACGCTTTATCGCGTGTTGTTTTTGACAGGGGTTTTGCTGGCGGCGATTACTTTTTTGGTGAATACGCTGGCAGAAGTGGTGCGGCAGCATTTGCGCGAGAAGTATAGCAGGATTTGA
- a CDS encoding sulfatase-like hydrolase/transferase, with protein MSDRPNILFLFADQMHAFAMGCMGTEDIHTPNLDKLAREGVLFRNCYSNAPVCTPFRATLISGQYGSQTDTLRNGRYIPEGTRTLAGALNDAGYRTGWVGKWHLGATGNVWIPPELRADFTEFIGYQCYNDFLHSVKFYDEAGDEHWYDHHRTDVTSDIAIERMEKMAEDAPFALFVSYQNPHYPEQPGYEYDEMYWGVTLARRPNCVEVDPYTRTHSPPSPKPQENDPIYQRYGNDLDEYLRAYYAMVTQLDANVGRMMDALDRMGLRDNTVVMFTSDHGDLQGSHGETNKGKAWEESSRIPLIVRAPGGAAGAVVDDLVSGVDFFATCVDYAGQPSVPSVEGDSFAPVVSDPSHTLDRPVFSEMQPWCMVREGAFKLVVEKEGFEATHLFDLESDPYEMNNLLGDPANAEKQAHLYDVLQNWYRRVKR; from the coding sequence ATGAGCGATAGACCGAATATTCTTTTTCTTTTTGCCGATCAGATGCACGCTTTTGCGATGGGGTGTATGGGTACGGAGGATATTCATACGCCGAATCTGGATAAGTTGGCGCGAGAAGGGGTTTTGTTTCGCAATTGTTATTCCAATGCGCCGGTTTGTACGCCGTTTCGCGCGACGCTGATTTCGGGGCAGTATGGATCGCAGACAGATACGTTGCGCAATGGGCGGTATATTCCCGAGGGGACGCGCACACTGGCGGGTGCGCTTAATGATGCGGGGTATCGAACCGGTTGGGTGGGCAAGTGGCATTTGGGCGCAACGGGTAATGTGTGGATACCACCTGAGTTGCGGGCGGATTTTACGGAGTTTATCGGGTATCAGTGTTATAACGATTTTTTGCACAGTGTGAAATTTTACGATGAGGCGGGTGATGAGCATTGGTACGATCATCACAGAACAGATGTGACGAGTGATATTGCGATTGAGCGCATGGAGAAGATGGCGGAAGACGCGCCTTTCGCGCTGTTTGTGTCCTATCAGAATCCGCACTATCCCGAGCAACCGGGGTACGAATACGACGAGATGTATTGGGGCGTGACTCTTGCGCGACGTCCAAATTGCGTGGAGGTTGATCCCTATACGAGGACACACAGTCCGCCGAGTCCCAAACCGCAGGAGAATGATCCGATTTATCAGCGCTATGGCAATGATCTCGATGAATATCTGCGCGCGTATTACGCGATGGTGACGCAGTTGGATGCAAATGTGGGGCGGATGATGGATGCGCTGGATCGCATGGGGTTGCGGGATAATACGGTGGTGATGTTTACGTCGGATCACGGGGATTTGCAGGGTAGCCACGGAGAGACGAATAAGGGTAAGGCGTGGGAGGAGTCGAGTCGCATTCCCCTGATTGTTCGCGCTCCGGGGGGCGCGGCAGGTGCGGTGGTGGATGATCTGGTGTCTGGTGTGGATTTTTTTGCGACGTGTGTAGATTATGCGGGGCAACCTTCCGTTCCTTCGGTTGAGGGCGATAGTTTCGCGCCTGTGGTGAGCGATCCTTCGCATACCTTAGACCGACCGGTGTTTTCAGAGATGCAGCCCTGGTGTATGGTGCGTGAAGGAGCGTTTAAGCTGGTGGTGGAGAAAGAGGGTTTTGAGGCAACACATCTGTTCGATTTGGAAAGTGATCCCTATGAGATGAATAATCTGTTGGGCGATCCCGCAAATGCCGAGAAACAGGCGCATTTGTACGATGTGTTGCAAAATTGGTACAGGCGCGTGAAGAGGTGA
- a CDS encoding sulfatase-like hydrolase/transferase — MSVQPNVLLISTDHWPAHLLGCAGHPVIQTPTLDELARSGVRFSNCYAECPVCIPARRTLMTGTTPRTHGDRVFKETLEMPDMPTLAQTFRDAGYQAYAVGKLHVFPQRDRIGFDDVILDEEGRTQYGVLDDYELFLGDQGYAGEHFNHGMSNNEYSVAPWHLSDETHATNWATQNMARFIKRRDPTRPSFWFISYRHPHPPIVPLQKYLDFYRDMEMDTPFMGDWVRSGGLPYSLQSMTARGDKHSAVQIEMARRAFYALCTHIDHSLRVLIGTLREEGLLDNTVICFTSDHGDMLGNHNMLAKRLFYEGSANIPMILLGTAGDERVGFNRVDDRLVGWQDVMPTLLDLAGIDIPDTVEGMSMVGEQERDWFYGEVGEDAHATRMICDGRYKLIYYSVGNCRQLFDLENDPCELVDLSSDPRHAEALTRLTALLIGALYGEDEEWVENGQLVGLPDQPYHSGPNRGLTSQRGQHWPPPPKSDMPQIQWHA; from the coding sequence ATGTCTGTACAACCAAATGTATTGTTGATTTCGACAGATCACTGGCCAGCACATCTTTTGGGTTGTGCTGGTCATCCTGTTATTCAGACGCCGACGCTGGATGAATTGGCGCGAAGTGGCGTGCGTTTTTCCAATTGTTATGCCGAATGTCCGGTGTGTATTCCGGCGCGGCGCACGTTGATGACGGGTACCACGCCGCGAACCCACGGGGATCGCGTGTTTAAAGAGACACTCGAAATGCCCGATATGCCAACTCTGGCACAGACCTTTCGCGATGCGGGATATCAGGCGTATGCCGTGGGCAAGTTGCATGTGTTTCCGCAGCGGGATCGCATTGGGTTTGACGATGTGATTTTAGATGAAGAGGGACGCACGCAGTACGGGGTTCTCGACGATTACGAGCTGTTTTTAGGCGATCAGGGCTATGCGGGCGAGCACTTTAATCACGGTATGAGCAATAACGAGTATAGTGTGGCACCCTGGCATTTGTCTGACGAAACCCATGCGACGAATTGGGCGACTCAAAATATGGCGAGATTTATTAAAAGGCGAGATCCCACGCGTCCATCGTTCTGGTTTATTTCCTATCGGCATCCACATCCACCGATTGTGCCGTTGCAGAAGTACCTGGATTTTTATCGGGATATGGAGATGGATACGCCGTTTATGGGCGATTGGGTTCGGTCTGGAGGTCTTCCCTATAGTCTCCAATCGATGACTGCGCGAGGAGATAAGCACAGTGCGGTTCAAATCGAGATGGCGCGGCGTGCGTTTTATGCCCTGTGTACCCATATTGACCACAGCCTGCGCGTGTTGATCGGCACGCTGAGGGAGGAGGGCTTGCTCGATAATACGGTTATTTGTTTTACGTCGGATCACGGCGATATGTTGGGCAATCACAATATGTTGGCGAAGCGGCTTTTCTACGAGGGTTCAGCCAATATTCCAATGATTTTGCTCGGTACTGCTGGCGATGAGCGGGTCGGGTTCAATCGCGTGGATGATCGCCTGGTGGGGTGGCAAGATGTGATGCCCACGTTGTTGGATCTGGCGGGGATAGATATTCCCGATACTGTGGAGGGAATGTCGATGGTTGGCGAGCAAGAGCGGGATTGGTTTTACGGCGAGGTTGGCGAAGATGCCCATGCGACGCGGATGATTTGCGATGGCCGCTACAAGTTGATTTACTATTCTGTGGGAAATTGTCGGCAGCTTTTTGATCTGGAAAACGATCCCTGTGAACTCGTGGATTTGTCGTCCGATCCGCGACACGCCGAGGCCCTGACGCGGTTGACAGCGCTCTTGATTGGCGCGCTTTACGGCGAGGATGAAGAATGGGTTGAGAATGGACAGTTGGTGGGTCTGCCAGACCAGCCATATCACTCCGGTCCCAACCGGGGGCTGACCAGCCAGCGCGGACAGCACTGGCCTCCGCCACCAAAATCCGATATGCCTCAGATTCAATGGCATGCATGA
- a CDS encoding Ldh family oxidoreductase encodes MPSRLFNSHPDHGIRVPGEVIEAYVRALFLAVGTSEEHAQHMAVTLTANDLRCVFSHGTRQVRDYILQMKNGHTNPRPNVTVVSESEATAILDGDGGLGYFPSHRGTEMAIEKALKVGVSTVTTRNHFHFGAAGNYSRMALASDCIGMALSSHRYRPRPDATVMSASGGSPISIAVPTGEQPPLVMDMAANFIPYSEESFEEFPAAVFKGLGLAAVLQAMGGILAGIWNEGYEFTGEGKGATPHQGAFIAVFDVRRFADVEMFKREMDRYVGEARATKPLPGHDRAELAGGMEWQWEKEHREIGIPMTDDHRDLLEKVGDGVGVSSPFGGFEGSRF; translated from the coding sequence ATGCCATCGCGATTGTTTAATTCACATCCAGATCACGGGATTCGCGTGCCAGGTGAGGTGATAGAAGCTTATGTGCGTGCGCTCTTTCTCGCTGTGGGTACGTCCGAAGAACACGCGCAGCATATGGCGGTTACGTTGACGGCAAATGATTTGCGCTGTGTGTTCAGTCACGGTACGCGGCAGGTGCGCGACTATATATTGCAAATGAAGAATGGGCATACCAATCCGCGGCCCAATGTGACGGTGGTGTCCGAATCAGAGGCGACGGCTATACTGGATGGGGATGGTGGGTTGGGGTATTTCCCATCGCATCGGGGAACGGAGATGGCGATTGAAAAGGCGTTAAAAGTGGGTGTGAGTACTGTGACGACGCGCAATCACTTCCACTTTGGGGCAGCGGGCAATTATTCCCGTATGGCGCTTGCCAGCGATTGTATTGGGATGGCGCTGTCTTCGCATCGCTATCGCCCGCGTCCAGATGCGACGGTTATGAGTGCGTCGGGCGGGTCGCCGATTAGTATTGCCGTGCCCACTGGTGAACAGCCTCCTCTGGTTATGGATATGGCGGCGAACTTTATTCCATATAGTGAAGAATCATTCGAGGAGTTTCCCGCGGCAGTTTTTAAGGGGTTGGGATTGGCGGCTGTGCTACAGGCGATGGGGGGGATTTTGGCTGGTATCTGGAATGAGGGGTATGAGTTTACAGGTGAAGGCAAAGGTGCAACACCACATCAAGGTGCGTTTATTGCGGTGTTTGATGTGAGGCGATTTGCCGATGTGGAGATGTTTAAGCGGGAGATGGATCGCTATGTCGGCGAGGCGCGCGCCACAAAACCTCTGCCGGGGCACGATCGCGCCGAGTTGGCCGGCGGCATGGAATGGCAATGGGAAAAAGAACACCGAGAGATCGGTATTCCCATGACTGATGATCACCGCGATCTGCTGGAGAAAGTGGGCGATGGTGTCGGGGTTTCGTCACCGTTTGGCGGATTTGAAGGGTCGCGGTTTTAA